Proteins encoded by one window of Salmonirosea aquatica:
- a CDS encoding DUF4249 domain-containing protein — MRILIRNAFFYVLLLLWELTGCVDAIELDYPGTVDVVVVEGTLTDLAEPQIIRLSRSKSDPLTGRPGFLTISGAKVEVLVDSAEVVEAFETVAGTYRLPADFRGKVGHAYQLRFTLSDGTRYESSQQIMPAVPPIGKVTAEFNPKSISPLLVQGHTAGHDFFLDTQDPADQSNYYRWDWRLWESRRWCRTCEQGAYSIYNVVTTYDEYGGAHYETGDNLFESCFYPPRPRNGLPTPYWVYDYECRTQCWAILWSSELNLFADSYTNGGAITHRKVAQIPFYQRAPALVEIRQLGLTPAAYRFFKDLQDQTQNNGGVADPPPTASVGNVKNAADPREITIGFFTASSVATARYWLDRSDAIGVPPGLFMALMGREPIPEPPPPGFSYIQIVDTKTTSSRPYTAVCVENEKQTAQKPVGWQQ, encoded by the coding sequence ATGCGGATTCTGATACGAAATGCTTTCTTCTATGTACTACTTCTCCTGTGGGAATTAACGGGCTGTGTCGATGCCATTGAGCTCGACTATCCGGGTACCGTGGATGTGGTAGTGGTAGAAGGTACCCTTACCGATTTGGCTGAACCGCAAATAATCCGCCTAAGCCGGTCAAAGAGTGATCCGCTGACAGGCCGTCCTGGTTTTCTGACCATTTCCGGAGCCAAAGTTGAGGTACTGGTGGATTCTGCTGAAGTGGTGGAAGCCTTCGAAACCGTAGCAGGTACCTACCGGTTGCCCGCTGATTTTCGGGGAAAAGTGGGGCATGCTTACCAATTGCGCTTTACGTTGAGCGACGGTACCCGCTACGAATCTTCTCAACAGATAATGCCGGCCGTGCCGCCCATCGGGAAAGTTACGGCTGAGTTCAACCCAAAAAGTATATCGCCATTATTGGTACAGGGCCACACCGCCGGACACGATTTTTTTCTGGACACGCAGGACCCGGCCGACCAGTCCAATTATTACCGCTGGGACTGGCGGCTGTGGGAAAGCCGACGTTGGTGCCGTACCTGCGAACAGGGTGCTTACTCGATTTACAATGTCGTTACTACGTATGATGAATACGGAGGGGCTCACTATGAGACCGGGGACAATTTGTTCGAAAGCTGTTTTTATCCTCCCAGGCCCCGCAATGGCCTTCCTACGCCTTACTGGGTCTATGATTATGAATGCCGCACCCAATGCTGGGCCATTCTGTGGAGCAGCGAGCTAAACCTTTTTGCCGACAGCTATACCAATGGTGGTGCGATCACGCACCGGAAAGTCGCCCAGATTCCCTTTTATCAACGCGCTCCGGCACTGGTAGAAATCAGGCAATTGGGACTCACCCCGGCAGCGTATCGTTTCTTTAAAGATTTACAGGATCAGACGCAGAATAATGGAGGGGTAGCCGATCCCCCACCCACTGCTTCGGTTGGTAATGTTAAAAATGCAGCGGACCCGCGAGAGATTACGATCGGTTTCTTCACCGCATCGTCCGTAGCCACCGCCCGTTACTGGCTCGACCGCTCGGACGCCATCGGTGTACCACCAGGCTTGTTCATGGCGTTAATGGGACGCGAACCCATTCCTGAACCCCCGCCCCCCGGATTTTCTTACATACAAATCGTGGATACCAAAACCACCTCGTCGCGCCCCTACACAGCGGTCTGCGTGGAAAATGAAAAACAGACCGCGCAAAAGCCGGTGGGATGGCAGCAGTGA
- a CDS encoding inositol oxygenase family protein: MTTDTNNPLPSLDVWEDDVLTRYPEPFEKAKEEYRNYDEPGRDTVREFYRLNHTYQTYDFVLEKERQYLKFDKKEMPIWEAFDFLNTLVDDSDPDTDLDQWKHLLQTSEAIRADGHPDWFVLVGLMHDMGKVLCLFGEPQWAVVGDTFPVGCAHSDKIVYPEYFAANPDTYDQRYNTKYGVYEPNCGLRNVHMSWGHDEYVYQMTKHGMPEEGQYMLRYHSFYSQHREHAYDHLLDNHDQAMFEWVKKFNPYDLYSKVPTPPDWTKLRPYYEDLVAKYLPGSLKF; the protein is encoded by the coding sequence ATGACAACTGACACCAACAATCCGCTGCCTAGTCTCGACGTATGGGAAGACGACGTCCTGACCCGCTACCCCGAACCTTTTGAAAAAGCCAAGGAAGAGTACCGCAACTACGACGAGCCGGGGCGCGACACGGTGCGGGAGTTTTACCGGCTCAACCATACCTACCAGACCTACGACTTCGTGCTGGAAAAGGAGCGCCAATACCTGAAATTTGACAAAAAAGAAATGCCCATCTGGGAAGCGTTCGACTTTCTGAACACGCTGGTGGACGATTCTGACCCCGATACGGATCTGGATCAATGGAAACACCTGTTGCAGACCTCAGAGGCTATCCGCGCCGACGGCCACCCCGACTGGTTTGTGCTGGTGGGACTGATGCACGACATGGGCAAGGTACTTTGCCTATTTGGCGAGCCGCAGTGGGCCGTGGTGGGCGATACCTTCCCGGTAGGTTGCGCACATTCCGATAAGATCGTGTACCCTGAGTACTTCGCCGCTAACCCCGATACCTACGATCAACGCTACAATACCAAATACGGCGTGTACGAACCCAACTGCGGCCTGCGCAATGTCCACATGTCGTGGGGACATGACGAGTACGTGTACCAGATGACCAAGCACGGGATGCCTGAAGAAGGGCAGTATATGCTACGCTACCATTCGTTCTATTCCCAGCACCGCGAACATGCCTATGATCATTTGCTCGACAACCATGATCAGGCGATGTTCGAGTGGGTGAAGAAATTCAATCCTTACGACTTGTACTCCAAGGTACCTACTCCACCCGATTGGACCAAGCTCCGTCCCTACTACGAGGATTTGGTGGCGAAGTATCTACCAGGATCGCTGAAGTTTTAA
- a CDS encoding sodium:solute symporter family protein, which produces MLAISIIGYLLLNLGIGWWASRRVTTTQDFVLAGRNLPLVLAASATFATWFGSETIMGAPTEFIEHGVLGIIEDPFGAALCLFLVGLFFARRFYQMNIITFCDYFRIRFGRRAELLSAILIIPSYFSWIAAQLLAMGIVLKIVLGWSLTECILLSSFVVVLYTIWGGMWSISITDFIQTLLIIIGLSIVAIILFRKTGGLTAITEKLPDGFFRFYPEFTFKASVEYFAAWITIGLGSIPQQDVFQRVMSAKSATVSVQATLISSFMYLSVAFIPLFIALCGHVLYPELEQQDSQMIIPNMVLMHTPLLLQILFFGALVSAILSTTSSAIMAPAAVLGENIVKFFKPDLTDQQLLRIIRFSIFGITLICIFMATTRESIFELVAESSAFSLVSLFVPLAAGVYWQRANALGCLISMVVGLVVWLACIELETEYPPLIYGLLASWIGMVIGVFFGKKHTPANP; this is translated from the coding sequence ATGTTGGCCATTTCCATTATTGGGTACCTTCTTCTTAACCTGGGCATCGGCTGGTGGGCATCACGCCGCGTGACCACCACACAGGATTTTGTGTTGGCGGGCCGCAATCTGCCCCTTGTATTGGCAGCGTCGGCTACTTTCGCGACCTGGTTTGGCTCCGAAACCATCATGGGAGCTCCCACCGAATTCATCGAACACGGCGTTCTGGGAATCATTGAAGACCCTTTCGGGGCGGCGCTGTGCCTATTCCTGGTCGGGCTGTTTTTTGCGCGACGTTTCTACCAGATGAACATCATCACCTTTTGCGATTATTTCAGGATTCGCTTCGGCCGCCGGGCCGAGTTGTTGTCGGCCATCCTTATTATCCCTTCGTATTTCAGCTGGATCGCGGCCCAACTGCTGGCGATGGGTATTGTGCTGAAAATCGTACTGGGCTGGTCATTGACTGAGTGTATTCTGTTGAGTTCGTTCGTGGTAGTACTTTATACCATTTGGGGCGGTATGTGGTCCATTTCTATTACTGATTTCATCCAGACGCTCCTTATTATCATTGGATTAAGCATCGTAGCCATTATTCTTTTTCGAAAAACGGGCGGGCTCACAGCCATTACTGAAAAACTACCGGATGGTTTCTTTCGGTTTTATCCCGAATTCACCTTTAAGGCCTCGGTGGAGTACTTCGCGGCCTGGATTACGATTGGCCTGGGCTCCATTCCGCAGCAGGATGTTTTTCAGCGGGTCATGTCGGCTAAGTCCGCCACCGTTTCGGTGCAGGCTACGTTGATCTCCTCTTTCATGTACCTGAGCGTAGCTTTCATTCCGCTTTTCATTGCGCTCTGCGGTCACGTGCTGTACCCGGAATTGGAACAACAAGACAGCCAGATGATTATTCCCAATATGGTACTCATGCACACGCCCCTGTTGCTGCAAATTCTGTTTTTCGGAGCCTTGGTATCCGCCATCCTCAGTACCACCAGCAGCGCCATCATGGCCCCAGCAGCAGTCTTGGGCGAGAATATCGTCAAATTCTTCAAGCCCGACCTCACCGACCAGCAACTGCTACGCATTATTCGCTTCAGTATATTTGGCATTACCCTCATCTGCATATTTATGGCTACGACCCGCGAGAGCATCTTCGAGCTGGTCGCTGAATCGTCCGCATTTAGTCTGGTTTCGCTGTTCGTACCACTGGCGGCGGGGGTTTACTGGCAGCGGGCTAACGCCTTGGGCTGCCTGATTTCGATGGTAGTCGGCCTGGTGGTATGGCTGGCGTGCATTGAATTAGAAACGGAGTACCCACCCTTGATTTATGGTCTACTGGCTAGTTGGATAGGAATGGTGATTGGGGTCTTTTTCGGGAAAAAGCATACTCCTGCCAATCCGTAG
- a CDS encoding TonB-dependent receptor, whose translation MIRFYLIVFTALTLTLGTRAQQLPRLSGTVSDSATGKPLTGATVVVDYGKNSTGVATGSDGSYAVTVPRGPRTVVVRYVGYVPFRTTLFVQRDTQLDVKLATVASQLEEVVIMSKGYDPNVRKPLLGVSQINIEAIKRMPAALGEVDILRSLQMLPGVTSVGEAANGVNIRGGTTDQNLILLDDTPIFNPTHMFGLFSVFPPDAVSGLDLYKGNVPARYGGRAASVLDITLRNPDLEKAKASGGISLVANRLTLETPIVKGKLGIFVAGRGAFNDFLIRLASPRLEGIRAKFGDGTAKLFWRVNDRNTVTAMGYYSYDLFQTNLLGSLSNINATATKYQHETTNGMVRWFHAFSPRFNLQTTALVARYIPRILSIEDSTANPVVLKQSLQQRQAKTNLNYQLEKQKLEFGLSATQYLLNPGELLPNNSPAVRYLSTPKEQALELAAHLEDEINLSERLAVSAGLRYSYFLNLGPAVVYRYASGEVVDASTIVDSLTYGTGQPTARYGGLEPRVGLRYSLGQDASIKVGYNLMRQYLQVVSNTTTPLPTSRWKTSGAHIKPQVSQLWSVGYYQNFKESILEMSAEIYYRQTANILDYKPGANFLLEPYPETKLLAGRSRAYGLETMLTKKKGELTGWINYTYARTFNQVLTGADFFQQINGGTWYRANYDRPHSINASLNIQQGRHHSFSFNFVYSTGRPYTAPEGFIRYQDRTYPFYNTRNQRRLPAYHRLDLAWNIYNPSLRDRRWQGHWTFTVYNLYGRKNAYSIYYRTEGKATNPYRLAIFAAPIPSLTYNFEFK comes from the coding sequence ATGATTCGGTTTTACCTGATTGTCTTCACCGCGTTGACTTTGACGCTAGGTACCCGCGCGCAGCAGTTACCTAGGTTGTCGGGTACTGTCAGCGATTCGGCGACGGGCAAGCCACTAACCGGGGCGACGGTCGTTGTGGATTACGGCAAAAACAGCACAGGCGTCGCCACCGGAAGCGACGGTAGCTACGCCGTCACGGTTCCACGCGGGCCACGGACGGTGGTAGTGCGGTATGTGGGGTACGTACCTTTTCGAACCACACTTTTCGTTCAGAGGGATACGCAACTGGATGTGAAACTGGCTACCGTAGCCAGCCAGTTGGAGGAGGTGGTCATTATGTCCAAAGGGTATGACCCCAACGTCCGGAAGCCGCTGTTGGGCGTCAGTCAGATCAACATCGAAGCCATCAAACGCATGCCCGCCGCTTTGGGCGAGGTGGATATTCTGCGCAGCCTGCAAATGCTGCCTGGGGTAACGAGTGTCGGAGAGGCCGCCAACGGGGTCAATATCCGGGGAGGTACCACCGACCAAAACCTGATTCTGCTGGACGACACGCCTATTTTCAATCCTACCCACATGTTCGGACTGTTTTCGGTTTTCCCACCCGATGCGGTAAGCGGACTGGATTTGTACAAGGGAAACGTACCCGCCCGCTATGGGGGGCGGGCGGCTTCGGTGCTGGATATTACGCTGCGCAATCCCGACCTCGAAAAAGCCAAAGCCAGCGGTGGCATCAGCCTGGTAGCCAATCGGCTGACGCTCGAAACACCTATCGTGAAAGGAAAACTCGGTATATTCGTAGCAGGGCGCGGTGCGTTCAATGATTTCCTGATTCGGCTGGCCTCGCCCCGGCTCGAGGGCATCCGGGCCAAATTTGGGGATGGTACGGCTAAGCTTTTCTGGCGGGTCAATGATAGAAACACCGTGACGGCCATGGGCTACTACAGCTACGATCTCTTCCAGACCAATCTGCTGGGTAGCCTCTCTAACATCAACGCCACGGCTACGAAGTACCAGCACGAAACCACCAACGGCATGGTGCGCTGGTTCCACGCCTTTTCGCCCCGATTCAACCTGCAAACCACTGCGCTGGTGGCGCGATACATTCCCCGAATCCTATCCATTGAAGATAGTACGGCCAATCCGGTGGTACTGAAGCAATCGCTGCAACAACGGCAGGCCAAGACCAATCTGAACTATCAACTGGAAAAGCAGAAACTGGAGTTTGGTCTCAGCGCCACGCAGTACCTACTCAATCCGGGCGAGTTGCTTCCCAACAATAGCCCGGCCGTGCGCTACCTTTCTACCCCAAAAGAACAGGCTCTCGAACTGGCCGCGCACCTTGAAGACGAAATCAACTTATCGGAGCGACTGGCGGTGTCGGCGGGGCTGCGCTATTCCTACTTCCTGAACCTGGGACCGGCGGTAGTATACCGCTACGCCTCTGGCGAGGTGGTAGATGCTTCGACGATCGTGGATTCACTAACTTACGGTACGGGACAGCCCACCGCCCGCTATGGGGGCCTTGAGCCAAGGGTAGGTCTGCGGTATTCACTGGGTCAGGATGCTTCCATCAAGGTAGGGTACAACCTCATGCGGCAGTACCTGCAGGTGGTTTCCAACACCACTACGCCGCTACCGACTTCGCGCTGGAAAACCTCCGGTGCGCACATCAAGCCGCAGGTGAGCCAGTTGTGGTCGGTAGGGTACTATCAGAACTTCAAGGAAAGCATCCTGGAAATGTCGGCAGAAATTTACTACCGCCAAACAGCCAATATCCTCGACTATAAACCGGGAGCGAATTTTTTGCTCGAACCCTATCCCGAAACGAAGCTGCTGGCGGGCCGAAGCCGCGCGTACGGTCTGGAGACGATGCTTACCAAAAAGAAGGGCGAGTTGACGGGCTGGATCAACTACACCTACGCCCGAACCTTTAACCAGGTATTGACCGGGGCCGATTTTTTTCAGCAAATTAACGGGGGTACCTGGTACCGTGCCAACTACGATCGTCCGCACAGCATCAATGCCAGCCTGAACATTCAGCAGGGCAGGCACCATAGTTTTTCATTCAATTTCGTGTACAGTACCGGGCGACCCTACACCGCGCCGGAAGGTTTTATCCGCTATCAGGACCGTACCTACCCTTTCTACAACACCCGCAATCAGCGACGCCTGCCCGCCTACCACCGGCTCGATCTGGCCTGGAACATCTACAACCCCAGTCTGCGCGACCGCCGCTGGCAGGGCCACTGGACTTTCACGGTCTATAACCTGTATGGCCGCAAGAATGCCTACTCGATCTATTACCGCACCGAGGGAAAAGCGACTAATCCCTACCGCCTGGCCATTTTTGCCGCACCCATTCCGAGCCTGACCTACAATTTTGAGTTTAAATAG
- a CDS encoding S41 family peptidase: protein MKKFLLSILLLIIISATPKLHAQTTPTWLRYPSISPDGSTIVFTYKGDLWKVPAAGGNATPLTLHEAQDFMPVWSRDGKNIAFASDRYGNFDVFVMPATGGEPKRLTFHSADEFPYDFSPDGKTIVFGSARQDLAANRQFPTGSQPELYKVLTQGGRVDQVFSTPAEDVKYSKDGSKLVYHDKKGGENAWRKHHTSSIARDVWVYDTKSGKHTKLTTFAGEDRNPILSDDGKTVTFLSERQGSFNVHRFSMDNPATVETLTSFKKHPVRFLSRANEGTLCFSYDGELYTLKPDAKPQKVNVQIASDARSNNEKVMTVSGNARGMAVSPNGKEVAFIYRGEVFVTAVEGGMTKRITHTPEQEQEVSFSPDGKALIYASERGNSWNIYESRISRKEEPYFYASTVLKETPIIENKQENYQPVYSPDGKEIAYIEDRMTLKVYNLDSKKSRTLLTNQELFSMRDNDQYFQWSPDGKWIAFDYSVPGIASGEIGLIATDGKGKVVNLTENGFQDYRAKWVQGGKEILWFSTRDGLRSQAQSGGAQSDVYAMFLTQKAFDDFNMSKEEAALAKDIEKAAKGDSTKKDSTKKKEVPKDSTVTIDWDGLDRRKAKLTIHSSSLADALLSKDGETLYYLAKFEKGYNLWSTNLRTKETKQVLVMNSGSGSMDWDKEQKNIFLNADGKILKIDPEKAKQETIKINGEMMVDLAAERQFMFDHVWRRTKSTFYTASMHGVDWDSYRPDYEKYLPHIGTNFEFAEMLSELLGELNVSHSGARYSTSNPTDDATAALGAFYDYDYNGNGVRVTEVVKGGPLDKAGFDVQPGTIIEAINGETIAPDRDLAQYLNRKADQNTLLTLVENGKRRDIVVKPIKPSEESRLLYTRWVKRNQEEVEKLSKGTLGYVHIPGMNDGAYRTTYEEIMGKYAGKKGIVIDTRFNGGGDLVADLAMFLSGKKFMDYTTDNRSNGYEPNFRWTKPSVSLANEANYSDGHCYAFMVQDQKINKLIGQPVPGTCTFAGWESLQDNSIRWGVPPLGVKAMTGQYLENAQTEPDVKVWNAYEEVAKGKDAQLEKAVEVLMAEVK, encoded by the coding sequence ATGAAAAAATTCTTACTATCTATTCTTCTTCTGATAATTATATCAGCAACACCAAAACTCCACGCCCAAACTACCCCCACCTGGCTGCGCTATCCCAGTATTTCGCCCGACGGCAGCACCATTGTCTTTACCTACAAAGGCGACTTGTGGAAGGTACCTGCTGCGGGTGGCAACGCCACGCCGCTCACGCTGCACGAGGCGCAGGATTTCATGCCGGTGTGGTCACGCGATGGGAAGAACATTGCCTTTGCGTCGGATCGTTATGGGAATTTCGATGTGTTCGTGATGCCCGCCACGGGCGGCGAGCCGAAGCGGTTGACGTTCCACTCGGCGGATGAGTTTCCCTATGATTTTTCACCTGATGGTAAAACCATCGTGTTTGGCTCAGCGCGGCAGGATTTGGCGGCCAATCGTCAGTTTCCCACGGGCTCGCAGCCGGAATTGTATAAGGTACTTACCCAGGGCGGCCGGGTGGACCAGGTGTTCAGTACACCAGCCGAGGACGTAAAGTACAGCAAGGATGGCAGTAAGCTGGTGTATCACGACAAAAAAGGCGGCGAGAACGCCTGGCGCAAGCACCATACTTCGTCCATCGCGCGGGATGTGTGGGTATACGATACCAAATCGGGCAAACACACCAAGCTCACGACTTTTGCCGGGGAAGACCGCAACCCAATTCTGAGCGACGACGGCAAGACCGTTACGTTCCTCAGCGAGCGGCAAGGTTCGTTCAACGTACACCGCTTTTCGATGGACAATCCCGCGACCGTCGAAACGCTGACTTCCTTCAAAAAGCATCCCGTCCGTTTCCTGAGCCGTGCCAACGAGGGTACTTTGTGTTTCAGCTACGACGGTGAGCTGTATACCCTGAAACCCGACGCCAAGCCGCAGAAAGTCAATGTCCAAATCGCCTCCGACGCCCGCAGTAACAACGAAAAGGTAATGACGGTGAGCGGCAACGCGCGCGGTATGGCGGTGTCGCCCAACGGCAAGGAAGTGGCCTTCATCTATCGGGGTGAGGTATTCGTCACGGCGGTGGAAGGCGGTATGACCAAGCGCATTACTCACACGCCCGAGCAGGAGCAGGAAGTGAGCTTTTCACCCGATGGTAAGGCGCTCATCTACGCCTCCGAGCGCGGCAATAGTTGGAACATCTACGAATCCCGCATCAGCCGCAAGGAAGAACCCTATTTCTACGCTTCCACGGTGCTGAAAGAGACGCCGATTATTGAAAATAAGCAGGAAAACTACCAGCCTGTGTACTCGCCCGATGGCAAGGAAATCGCCTACATCGAAGACCGTATGACGCTGAAAGTATATAATCTGGACAGCAAGAAATCCCGCACCCTGCTCACCAACCAGGAATTGTTTTCGATGCGCGACAACGACCAGTACTTCCAATGGAGCCCCGATGGCAAATGGATCGCTTTCGATTACAGCGTTCCCGGCATCGCCAGCGGCGAAATCGGCCTGATTGCTACCGATGGCAAGGGGAAAGTCGTGAACCTGACCGAAAATGGTTTTCAGGACTACCGCGCCAAATGGGTGCAGGGCGGCAAAGAAATCCTATGGTTCAGTACCCGCGACGGCCTACGCAGTCAGGCGCAGAGCGGCGGCGCGCAATCGGACGTGTACGCCATGTTCTTAACCCAGAAGGCATTTGACGATTTCAATATGAGCAAGGAAGAGGCGGCTTTGGCCAAGGATATCGAGAAAGCGGCCAAGGGCGATTCGACGAAAAAAGATTCCACAAAAAAGAAAGAAGTACCTAAGGACTCGACCGTGACGATTGACTGGGACGGACTGGACAGGCGTAAAGCCAAACTGACGATCCACTCATCGAGCCTGGCCGACGCACTGCTGAGTAAAGACGGTGAAACGCTGTACTACCTCGCCAAATTCGAAAAAGGCTACAACCTGTGGAGTACCAATCTGCGCACCAAGGAAACCAAGCAGGTACTGGTAATGAATTCGGGCAGTGGCTCGATGGATTGGGACAAGGAGCAGAAGAATATTTTCCTGAACGCCGATGGCAAAATCCTGAAAATAGATCCTGAGAAAGCCAAACAGGAAACCATCAAGATCAACGGCGAAATGATGGTGGATCTGGCCGCTGAGCGGCAGTTCATGTTCGACCACGTGTGGCGGCGCACCAAAAGTACTTTTTACACGGCCAGTATGCACGGCGTGGACTGGGACAGCTATCGCCCCGATTATGAAAAGTACCTGCCGCACATCGGCACCAATTTCGAGTTTGCCGAAATGCTCAGCGAACTTTTGGGCGAACTTAATGTCTCGCACAGCGGTGCGCGGTATAGTACTTCCAATCCCACCGACGACGCTACGGCGGCGTTGGGGGCTTTTTACGATTATGATTACAACGGCAACGGCGTCCGGGTGACGGAGGTCGTCAAGGGCGGACCGCTGGACAAGGCCGGTTTCGACGTGCAGCCGGGTACGATCATCGAAGCGATCAACGGCGAGACCATCGCGCCCGACCGCGATCTGGCGCAGTACCTCAACCGCAAGGCCGACCAGAATACGCTGCTCACCTTGGTGGAAAATGGCAAACGCCGCGACATCGTGGTGAAGCCCATCAAGCCGTCAGAAGAAAGCCGCCTGCTGTATACCCGCTGGGTGAAGCGCAATCAGGAGGAAGTCGAAAAGCTGAGCAAAGGTACTTTGGGCTACGTACACATCCCGGGCATGAACGACGGCGCCTACCGAACTACCTACGAGGAAATTATGGGCAAGTACGCGGGTAAAAAGGGCATCGTGATCGACACCCGTTTCAACGGCGGCGGCGACCTGGTGGCTGATCTGGCGATGTTCCTGAGCGGCAAGAAGTTCATGGACTACACTACCGATAACCGCTCCAATGGCTATGAGCCTAATTTCCGCTGGACCAAGCCGAGCGTGTCGCTGGCCAACGAAGCCAACTACTCCGACGGCCACTGCTATGCCTTTATGGTGCAGGATCAGAAGATCAACAAGCTCATCGGGCAGCCCGTGCCAGGTACCTGTACCTTCGCGGGTTGGGAAAGTTTGCAGGACAACTCCATTCGCTGGGGGGTACCGCCGCTGGGCGTGAAAGCCATGACCGGACAGTACCTCGAAAACGCCCAAACCGAACCCGACGTGAAAGTCTGGAATGCCTACGAAGAAGTAGCCAAAGGCAAAGACGCGCAGTTGGAAAAGGCGGTGGAGGTACTTATGGCGGAGGTGAAGTAG
- a CDS encoding tetratricopeptide repeat protein: MAENFEQNKAHNAELLEEAQFVLQQRTEPNIVLMSASDYRLQRKMVERLKAKLPEYQFYDIDLTPFKVVSLHKALQEHLPAKVLYSPPITFCVNVFGLENSRLASEDGKIIDSGMIAQLNYEREVVFRKPNYLTILWGDHDFFVQLQRQAPDFWSWVTYYFEFKQEEVYEEVIFEKESVPEFSARLPEREEYIRSLEAKLESLPLKDSDKSRTTQERINLYSLLAEEYAKYFDFENSCRYYDKAIGLLEQIEEKENILTKLIYDYGTLNLKFKKFDRAIVLYKRVLNNIIEQKDLINIGNTYHQIGSVYEMQGDWVNALMNYSKALDWNEKTFQLEFIGGTFHQIGMVFHQKQDWNQALESYLKAIYWNQVSKQYFQLGGSYHQIGRLYESQNIWDLALTNFNEALKWKIETNQDHEIGSTYHHIGRVYESLKDHDIALKHYQNALKWKQDTGQINELGSTYHHIGINYEKKKEWVLAIKNFESALNCYIASKQYDQMAGTYYHIGRVKEEQNQFNEALRMFVRAIHIIPDNSKQKYEMLKEAIQQVKIKISEGQSTNVHS, translated from the coding sequence ATGGCGGAGAACTTTGAGCAAAATAAAGCCCACAACGCCGAACTGCTGGAAGAAGCGCAGTTTGTGCTACAGCAACGCACCGAGCCGAACATCGTCCTGATGAGCGCGAGCGACTATAGACTGCAACGGAAAATGGTGGAACGACTCAAAGCAAAACTACCCGAATACCAGTTTTACGATATCGACTTAACGCCCTTCAAAGTAGTATCGCTTCATAAAGCTCTGCAAGAACATCTTCCCGCCAAAGTTCTCTATTCTCCCCCCATTACCTTTTGCGTCAACGTTTTCGGTTTGGAAAACAGCCGCCTGGCTTCTGAGGATGGGAAAATCATTGATTCGGGCATGATTGCTCAGTTAAACTACGAACGGGAAGTTGTTTTCCGAAAGCCCAACTACCTCACAATTCTGTGGGGCGATCATGATTTCTTCGTGCAGCTGCAGCGACAGGCTCCCGATTTTTGGAGTTGGGTGACGTATTATTTTGAGTTTAAGCAGGAGGAGGTTTACGAGGAGGTAATTTTTGAAAAAGAATCTGTTCCCGAGTTTTCTGCCAGACTACCCGAACGTGAAGAATACATTAGAAGTTTGGAAGCGAAATTAGAAAGCTTGCCATTGAAAGATTCTGATAAGTCGCGTACAACGCAGGAACGAATAAATTTATATAGCCTTCTAGCAGAGGAGTATGCAAAGTATTTTGATTTTGAAAATTCTTGCAGATACTATGATAAGGCTATTGGATTATTGGAGCAAATAGAAGAAAAGGAAAATATTTTAACTAAATTAATATATGATTATGGCACCTTAAATTTAAAATTCAAAAAGTTTGATAGGGCTATTGTTCTATACAAGAGAGTTTTGAATAATATTATAGAGCAAAAGGATTTAATAAATATAGGCAATACATACCATCAAATTGGATCAGTCTATGAAATGCAAGGTGATTGGGTAAATGCCTTAATGAATTATAGCAAAGCACTTGATTGGAATGAAAAAACATTTCAATTAGAATTTATTGGTGGAACCTTTCATCAAATTGGAATGGTATTTCATCAAAAGCAAGATTGGAATCAAGCACTGGAAAGTTATCTTAAAGCAATTTACTGGAATCAGGTATCAAAACAATACTTTCAGTTAGGCGGTAGCTATCATCAAATTGGGAGATTATACGAAAGTCAAAATATTTGGGATTTGGCATTGACAAACTTTAATGAGGCTTTGAAATGGAAAATTGAGACAAATCAAGATCATGAAATAGGAAGTACATACCATCATATTGGAAGAGTTTATGAAAGCTTGAAAGACCATGACATAGCTTTAAAACATTATCAAAATGCTCTGAAATGGAAGCAAGACACAGGGCAAATTAATGAGTTGGGAAGTACTTATCACCATATTGGAATAAATTATGAAAAAAAGAAAGAATGGGTTCTGGCAATAAAAAATTTTGAATCTGCTTTGAATTGCTACATAGCTTCAAAGCAATACGATCAGATGGCTGGGACTTATTATCATATAGGAAGAGTAAAGGAAGAGCAAAATCAATTCAATGAAGCCTTGCGAATGTTTGTTAGGGCAATTCACATAATTCCTGATAATTCGAAACAAAAATATGAAATGTTAAAAGAAGCTATTCAGCAAGTAAAAATCAAAATCTCAGAGGGTCAGTCCACTAATGTACATTCTTAA